A genomic segment from Desulfurispirillum indicum S5 encodes:
- the pyrR gene encoding bifunctional pyr operon transcriptional regulator/uracil phosphoribosyltransferase PyrR has protein sequence MREIMSARDVDHALTRVASQIIEKHKDISATMVVGLRTRGEHLGRRLVEKLKQMTGHEVPFGVMDSTLYRDDLSMAQSAPVLKGPLAAFDFDGKKVIIVDDVLYTARTIRSALYCVMDQGRPALVEIFVLIDRGHNELPLYAEYVGMKVPTFRDERVKVCLQEIDDEDRVYILQSKDGE, from the coding sequence ATGAGAGAGATCATGAGTGCCCGGGATGTAGATCACGCTCTGACCCGCGTCGCCAGTCAGATTATCGAAAAACACAAGGATATCAGCGCCACCATGGTCGTCGGCCTGCGCACGCGGGGCGAACACCTTGGACGCCGGCTGGTGGAAAAACTGAAACAAATGACCGGCCATGAAGTTCCCTTTGGCGTCATGGACAGTACCCTCTACCGCGATGACCTCTCCATGGCACAATCAGCGCCTGTGCTGAAAGGCCCCCTCGCCGCCTTTGACTTTGACGGGAAAAAAGTGATTATCGTCGATGACGTCCTTTACACCGCCCGAACCATTCGCAGCGCACTGTACTGCGTCATGGACCAGGGACGTCCAGCCCTGGTGGAAATTTTTGTCCTCATTGATCGTGGCCACAATGAGCTGCCTCTGTACGCCGAGTATGTAGGCATGAAGGTGCCCACCTTCCGCGACGAGCGCGTCAAGGTGTGTCTGCAGGAAATAGATGATGAGGACCGCGTATATATACTGCAAAGCAAAGACGGAGAGTAA
- a CDS encoding DUF169 domain-containing protein, which yields MHSKIREYLKLETQPVATLWLDRAPEERLQFEKGRRGCILSLIAASAKGRVSALDHESFGCPGGGVGMGYGNQYENFPGGIDCFARFLSSGNKGYPKGEAVASALEGKAPQHFIHEYLNGEGYIKTPELVEDFMGRLGFMDIGKVTVFKPLDRVEPGEEPVVVTIFCNVDQLSALVVLCNSFQEGIDNVMSPFGAGCQSMGLLAYHQLAAERPKAIIGLFDITARNTLKGSLGENLLSFSVPYSLFVRMEEEADGSFLARKPWQKLTGSVSAG from the coding sequence ATGCACAGTAAAATTCGAGAGTACCTGAAACTGGAAACGCAGCCCGTGGCCACCCTGTGGCTCGACCGTGCTCCTGAAGAGCGACTGCAGTTTGAAAAGGGGCGTCGGGGTTGCATCCTTTCGTTGATTGCCGCCAGTGCCAAGGGACGGGTGAGCGCGCTTGATCACGAAAGTTTTGGTTGTCCAGGCGGCGGTGTGGGCATGGGGTATGGCAATCAGTATGAAAATTTTCCCGGCGGCATTGACTGTTTCGCGCGCTTTCTCTCCAGCGGCAACAAGGGGTATCCCAAGGGGGAGGCTGTGGCCAGTGCTCTTGAAGGCAAGGCTCCGCAGCACTTTATCCATGAGTATCTGAATGGTGAAGGGTATATCAAGACGCCGGAACTGGTGGAAGACTTCATGGGGCGACTGGGATTCATGGATATCGGCAAGGTGACGGTTTTCAAACCCCTGGACAGGGTAGAACCCGGTGAAGAGCCTGTTGTGGTGACGATTTTCTGTAATGTCGATCAGCTTTCCGCGCTGGTTGTGCTGTGCAACTCCTTCCAGGAGGGCATAGACAATGTCATGTCTCCCTTTGGTGCCGGTTGCCAGTCCATGGGACTGCTGGCGTATCATCAGCTGGCTGCGGAACGGCCCAAGGCGATTATCGGGCTCTTTGACATCACTGCCCGCAATACGCTTAAGGGGAGCCTTGGGGAGAACCTGCTGAGCTTCAGTGTGCCTTACTCGCTCTTTGTGCGCATGGAAGAGGAGGCCGATGGGAGTTTTCTCGCCCGGAAGCCCTGGCAGAAACTGACGGGATCTGTCTCAGCGGGATAG
- the nth gene encoding endonuclease III, giving the protein MACSLRPKDVRKLIDLLEEQYPDAAPELDFDNAFELLVAVVLSAQCTDVRVNQVTKVLFMHYPDAKALAAANQAELEGIIKSCGLFRSKARNLIAAAKMLVETFGGEVPSTRQELMSLPGVGRKSANVITSCAMGSDAIAVDTHVFRVSRRIGLSDGETVLAVEQDLMAYTPQPKWSQLHHLLIFHGRRCCKARKPQCDECTVASFCLYERKKKKN; this is encoded by the coding sequence ATGGCCTGCTCCCTGCGCCCAAAAGACGTCAGAAAGCTGATAGACCTGCTGGAAGAGCAGTACCCCGATGCCGCCCCCGAGCTTGACTTCGACAACGCCTTCGAGCTGCTGGTGGCGGTCGTGCTTTCAGCACAGTGCACCGATGTCCGGGTCAACCAGGTGACAAAGGTACTCTTTATGCACTACCCGGACGCCAAAGCACTGGCAGCCGCCAATCAGGCCGAGCTGGAAGGTATCATCAAGTCCTGCGGACTTTTCCGCAGTAAAGCCAGAAACCTGATTGCCGCCGCAAAAATGCTGGTGGAAACGTTTGGAGGAGAGGTACCGTCAACGCGTCAGGAGCTGATGTCATTGCCCGGCGTGGGCCGCAAGAGTGCCAACGTCATCACCAGTTGCGCCATGGGCAGCGACGCCATTGCCGTTGACACCCACGTGTTTCGTGTCAGCCGGCGCATCGGTCTGTCCGACGGAGAAACGGTCCTGGCTGTGGAGCAGGATCTGATGGCCTATACCCCGCAGCCAAAATGGTCGCAGCTGCACCACCTGCTGATCTTTCACGGCAGGCGCTGCTGCAAAGCAAGAAAGCCACAATGCGACGAGTGCACTGTGGCTTCATTCTGTTTGTATGAACGCAAAAAGAAAAAGAACTGA
- a CDS encoding Fur family transcriptional regulator produces MQIERALESLRKQGIKTTGKRRALLEVLGADYRFLSAKELYEALAPEYPSISFDTIYRNMGMFVKAGILETTNLEGERRFRLGRSCGQAHDDHQHYVICLGCGSSLVLPGNCPVKAMALPGNFQITGHKLEIYGYCEQCCPADGS; encoded by the coding sequence ATGCAGATTGAGCGTGCCCTTGAGTCGCTGCGCAAGCAGGGCATCAAAACCACAGGGAAAAGGCGTGCCTTGCTGGAGGTCCTTGGTGCCGATTACCGTTTTCTGTCTGCCAAGGAGCTTTACGAGGCCCTGGCGCCTGAGTACCCTTCCATAAGTTTTGATACCATTTACCGCAATATGGGGATGTTCGTGAAAGCAGGCATCCTGGAAACCACAAACCTTGAGGGAGAGCGACGCTTCCGCCTCGGCAGAAGCTGCGGGCAGGCTCACGATGATCATCAGCACTACGTGATCTGCCTTGGCTGCGGCAGTTCCCTGGTGTTGCCCGGCAACTGTCCGGTGAAGGCGATGGCCCTGCCGGGAAATTTTCAGATTACCGGGCATAAGCTGGAGATATACGGTTACTGTGAGCAGTGCTGCCCCGCTGACGGGAGTTAG
- the mazG gene encoding nucleoside triphosphate pyrophosphohydrolase, whose amino-acid sequence MSAHYVSLESLRELMDTLNGPDGCPWDREQTHESLRQYLIEEAYEVVDSIDAGDDEELMEELGDVLLQVFFHSDIASRRGAFTIDDVARTLHEKMVRRHPHIFGSNALESADEVLQQWGEIKAAEKRERTSVLDGVPRHLPALARAYKFQKRAAKTGFDWPDAEGTLVKLEEEIGELRDAIQQGKLAEIEAEMGDVLFSVVNCARKLGVEPETALNRTNQKFARRFRQVEERLAQAGGKADIEELDRFWNEIKEQERSL is encoded by the coding sequence ATGTCTGCGCACTACGTCTCCCTCGAAAGCCTCAGAGAGCTCATGGACACCCTCAACGGCCCCGATGGATGTCCATGGGACAGGGAACAGACCCACGAAAGCCTGCGCCAGTACCTCATTGAAGAGGCCTACGAAGTGGTGGACAGCATAGATGCCGGTGATGACGAAGAACTGATGGAAGAACTGGGCGACGTCTTGCTGCAGGTCTTTTTCCACAGCGATATCGCCAGCCGCCGCGGGGCGTTTACCATTGACGACGTGGCCCGTACGCTGCACGAAAAGATGGTGCGCCGCCACCCTCATATATTCGGTTCGAACGCGCTGGAAAGTGCCGACGAAGTGCTGCAGCAGTGGGGCGAAATCAAGGCCGCTGAAAAACGCGAACGCACCAGCGTCCTCGATGGCGTACCCCGTCATCTGCCCGCCCTGGCCAGGGCCTACAAATTCCAGAAGCGTGCCGCGAAGACTGGCTTTGACTGGCCGGACGCCGAGGGCACTCTTGTCAAGCTGGAGGAGGAGATCGGCGAGCTGCGTGATGCGATTCAGCAGGGAAAACTCGCCGAAATTGAGGCCGAGATGGGTGATGTCCTTTTCAGCGTCGTCAATTGCGCCCGCAAGCTGGGAGTTGAGCCGGAAACGGCCCTCAATCGCACGAATCAGAAATTTGCGCGCCGCTTTCGCCAGGTTGAAGAGCGCCTGGCGCAGGCCGGTGGCAAAGCCGATATTGAAGAGCTGGATCGTTTCTGGAACGAAATCAAGGAGCAGGAGAGGTCATTATGA
- the rpsT gene encoding 30S ribosomal protein S20 has protein sequence MAHTSSARKRIRQSQKKHARNSYVKTTLRTFNKKFNKAVEAGDKEQVQTLFRQCQKKFSQAAAKGVIHKNTASRKVSRLAQAAKKVLVES, from the coding sequence TTGGCTCATACAAGCTCCGCGCGCAAGCGCATCAGACAGTCACAAAAGAAGCATGCTCGCAACAGTTACGTGAAGACCACGCTGCGAACTTTCAATAAAAAATTCAACAAGGCCGTTGAAGCTGGCGATAAAGAGCAGGTTCAGACCCTGTTCCGTCAGTGCCAGAAAAAGTTTTCCCAGGCAGCTGCCAAAGGCGTGATTCACAAGAACACCGCCAGCAGAAAAGTTTCCCGCCTGGCTCAGGCCGCCAAAAAGGTTCTGGTAGAGAGCTGA
- a CDS encoding aspartate carbamoyltransferase catalytic subunit has translation MEFKQNHILGLYHLSAEEITLLLDTAREFKGINTRAVKKVPPLKGKTQINMFFENSTRTRTSFEIAGKRLSADTINFSSSTSSTTKGETLLDTARNIMAMHPDVIVIRHSVSGSPKLLADNIEASVINAGDGAHEHPSQALLDIFTIQEHIGKLAGVNVLIVGDVAHSRVVRSNIIGLHKLGANVRLCAPRTMMPRNFHIDNVPITSNFEEVLPWADVVIMLRIQMERQHGPALFPNTAEYSRIWGLNKRRQQMMRKDAVILHPGPVNRGLELSPEVADGERSLILQQVENGVAVRMSMLFHVLHVG, from the coding sequence ATGGAGTTCAAACAGAATCATATCCTGGGCCTCTACCATCTCAGCGCTGAAGAAATTACCCTCCTGCTGGATACGGCCAGGGAGTTCAAGGGGATCAATACCAGAGCCGTGAAGAAGGTCCCCCCTCTCAAGGGCAAAACACAGATCAACATGTTCTTTGAAAACTCCACCCGTACCCGCACGTCCTTTGAAATCGCCGGAAAGCGGCTGAGTGCGGATACCATCAACTTTTCTTCTTCCACATCATCCACCACCAAAGGGGAAACTCTCCTGGATACGGCCAGGAATATCATGGCCATGCATCCTGACGTCATCGTCATTCGCCACAGCGTCTCCGGCTCTCCCAAGCTGCTGGCGGATAACATCGAAGCCAGCGTCATCAATGCCGGTGATGGCGCCCATGAACACCCATCTCAGGCTCTTTTGGACATATTCACCATTCAGGAACATATCGGAAAGCTGGCAGGCGTGAACGTCCTGATCGTGGGCGACGTGGCCCACAGCCGCGTGGTGCGGTCCAATATCATCGGCTTGCATAAACTGGGAGCCAATGTCCGACTATGCGCCCCCCGAACCATGATGCCGCGCAATTTTCACATCGACAATGTTCCCATCACCTCCAACTTTGAAGAAGTGCTCCCCTGGGCAGATGTGGTTATTATGCTGCGCATCCAGATGGAACGTCAGCACGGCCCCGCCCTCTTTCCCAATACCGCAGAGTACTCCCGCATCTGGGGGCTGAATAAGCGACGTCAGCAGATGATGCGCAAAGATGCCGTTATCCTTCACCCTGGACCGGTCAACCGTGGTCTGGAACTTTCGCCGGAAGTGGCCGACGGAGAGCGCAGCCTGATCCTGCAACAGGTGGAAAACGGCGTGGCCGTACGCATGAGCATGCTCTTCCACGTTCTGCACGTAGGCTGA
- a CDS encoding NAD(P)/FAD-dependent oxidoreductase, with the protein MSGEKVYDVIIAGLGPAGESAAIYTARKNLSTLIVAYDSGGQLTKTFDVENYLGIPYSTGWEMAMKFEEHVRKYSNVEIELMQEVVAIEDHGTTKKFITAEGREFQGRSAIIATGAKPKTVGVKNEEKFNGKGLTYCTTCDGPLYRNKIVTIIGGGTSGVEAALEMVKIASKVQLIVRSQLRAEPILMDRLKEVSVDIYENTIPVEILGDEYVTGLRIRDRNSSVEQELTTDGIFVEIGRAPNADGLKNLLQTNDNGEIVISTYNETNIPGVFAAGDVTDVKFKQVIIAAGEGAKAAMKVSEYLIKQGQK; encoded by the coding sequence ATGAGTGGAGAAAAGGTGTATGACGTTATTATTGCAGGACTTGGCCCCGCAGGTGAAAGTGCTGCCATCTATACGGCCCGCAAGAATCTTTCAACCCTGATCGTGGCCTATGATTCCGGTGGACAGCTCACCAAGACCTTTGACGTGGAGAACTACCTGGGCATACCCTACTCCACCGGCTGGGAAATGGCCATGAAGTTTGAGGAGCATGTGCGCAAATACTCCAATGTGGAAATTGAGCTCATGCAGGAGGTCGTGGCCATTGAGGATCACGGCACGACCAAGAAGTTCATCACGGCAGAGGGTCGCGAGTTTCAGGGGCGTTCAGCCATTATCGCCACTGGCGCCAAACCCAAGACCGTCGGGGTCAAGAATGAAGAAAAGTTCAACGGCAAAGGGCTGACCTACTGTACCACCTGCGACGGCCCCCTCTACCGCAACAAGATCGTCACCATTATCGGTGGCGGCACTTCCGGGGTGGAAGCAGCCCTGGAGATGGTGAAAATCGCCTCGAAAGTCCAGCTTATCGTGCGCAGCCAGCTCAGGGCCGAGCCCATTCTCATGGATCGCCTCAAGGAAGTCAGCGTGGATATCTACGAAAACACTATCCCGGTGGAGATCCTTGGCGATGAGTATGTGACGGGTCTGCGTATCCGCGACCGCAACAGTTCCGTGGAACAGGAACTGACCACTGACGGCATCTTTGTGGAAATCGGCCGCGCGCCCAACGCCGATGGCCTGAAAAATCTCCTGCAGACCAATGACAACGGTGAGATTGTCATCTCCACCTATAACGAAACCAACATTCCCGGTGTCTTTGCCGCCGGCGATGTTACGGATGTCAAGTTCAAGCAGGTGATCATCGCTGCTGGCGAAGGGGCCAAGGCGGCCATGAAGGTCTCCGAGTACCTCATCAAGCAGGGTCAGAAATAG